The sequence GCCAGCCTTTCCTCGTTATCCCTCTGTAACAGGGGCGTTTGTAcagtggggggctgagagtcattgaatgaaactgtaaaccctgcatgtgatggaaaccactttaaaccagggggtgcggcagcacccctagccCCCCTAGTTCCGGCCCCCCTGCTGTGTAGTGTGCCGCCGCCAGAGAATCCAGCCAACTGTGTATACATTGCATCCAATTGGCCTATTCTTACTCCCATTCCCTTTCCTCAAACGTCTGTCGTTAGAGTGTGGGTTTCTCTGAGCATTGCACGTTGGCGTTTGGAAGtgcccagcatgcactgggcacTGCCGCTAATACCAATTAACATTCATGATGATGATGGGTCAGCTCCTAAGAGAGAAACGTCCAACAGCAGAACTTCCTCTGGCGAGCAGGGTCGGGATGGAATTCGGGCCCTGGACGGCGGTAGCGGAAGAGCACAACTGAGCTGTGGACAGAAGCACTGAATTCTGTTCCTTTGATATGTTCAGACTCTGGGGGCTTCAATGGAGTTGGCCCAGCAGAGGGCCTGGCCCAGGGTTTTTTGAATCCCCATGTGTAATGTATTTCAGCAACATGTTCATTACGATTCCGTATTGCCCTGGCTAAAGCGTGTCAGCCTGCTCCAGGCAGCCAAGAGCGACTAGTCAGAGCAAACCGCTCACAGGCTGAACAGAATCCGCCCACGACGTTTAGTGAATAAAAATGACATCGGGATCATTCTTGTTTTGTATACAACTCTGCCGCACAGACCAAACACAGACACTCCCTGCTTGGAAGAACTTAATGGGCTCACGACGGATTTGCTAACTGGGAAAGGGGGAAGCTTTTCCTAAAGAACAGCTCCTCCAGCTCTGCGCCTGCAGAGAGGCCGAGACAGCCCGGGGTAGGAGAAGTGGAGAGTGCTGTCAATTCCTATTCATGAGAGCAGCTTGCAAGAAAGAGATTCCCGTTCCCTTTGAGCTCTCCAGGGGGCGCGAAGGGAGCCATAAAGGCAGTGCAGAACTAATACCTGGCTCTGACATCTATAGATGTGACATGTTTATAACCTTGGCACACGAAGCTAGAAGCTGCCTCAGCTCTAATTATCAGTGTTCCGAGGCCCAGTCTACACCTAACACGTAGATTCACACCCCTGCAGGATGTAGTACAACAGATCTAAGCCCTGGTGTGGACACTCCtcggtcaatggaagaattctgccatCAGCCCAGCTGCAGCCTCTTGTGGGGATGGATTCCCACCACCCCAGAAAGCCCCCTTCCGTAGCtgcagttccaggttgcaccccggggatccctcCCAGCTGTATCTACTCACACACATAGCATACGTGTTGCAGCTCACCACACAGCCCTGCAGGGTACATGGCAGACACAAGAGGCCAGAGGAGGCAAGGAACTTTGGACACAATCACAGCATTCCTCTAGGCTTTCTGCAGGAAGCACGGGCCAGCCACTACTCGGGCTCAGCTGTGGAGAGCCACCAGGCAGCTGCAGGAGAAGAGCAGCCCACAGCACCACAGATTTAGGGGGAAAGGGAGGCTCTCATGATGCTAATCTCTTTGCTCTGCCAAGATAAATAAAGATTTGTTATGGCTATTGCCTGGCAGAGGTCTGTCTGAGGGCCTGGGCACCTGGGGTGGAGGATCTGACACTGGGTCTGCACAATGGACTTCCGAGAAGAACAGCAGGGTTAGTTACAAGTTACCTAGCCGAAGGTGACCTTCTGCCCCTTTACACACGCCGTAGCACCAGAAATCCTTCACTAGCTGCAATAACTCCCCCAAGACACCCGAGAAAGGGCTAAGCCAACGATCGCATGTATCCCAGgataacaaaaaaacccttcaaaaacagactccaacgagaaactgcagaactggaatcaatttgcaaactggacaccatccaattaggcctgaataaagactgggagtggctgggtcactataAAAACTAATTCCCCCCTCctgatactcaccccttcttgtcaactgtttgatatgggccaccttgattacgttggcctcattagcactacaaacgtgatttttcctcccttggtattcaccccttcttgtcaactgttgagaatagcccacttccaccttaattgaattggcctcgttatcactgaccccccacttggtaaggcaacgcccatcttttcatgtgctgtgtatatatacctgctactgtattttccactccatgcatctgatgcagtgggttttagcccacgaaagcttgtgcccaaataaatgtgtcagtctctaaggtgccacaaggactcctcgttgtttttactaaCATCAAAgacaggaggagaggaggaattTAAGAAATTAGCTCTTATTCTTCCTGTTCTCCCACCTCCGCAGAACTCTGGACTCCCCGAGACAGATAATGGTCTCACCAGAGCCTGGGTCTTTTCCAATGTGACTTTGAAAGGTCTAACCTTGCGTCAAGTCTTGTAAGATGAACGACACTGCTTGCCTGGCCCCTAAATTCAAACAAAGCCCGGTGTCCCTGTTTGCAGAGTTGAAGCTCTGCTCCTCTAAAAACCTCGCATGAAGAAACCAAAAGCAAACAAATCTGCAGAGAGGGGCCTCCCGGGGAGCCCAGCGCATGGAGTTCTGTACACACGAAGCACCATGCCAGCCGCACAGCCGGCTAGGAGAGCTCCTTATCACAGTTTATACAGTTGGCAGCACGAACCccttctgggggcggggggctcttAGGGAAGTCTCCTCTAcacccctgggggctgcaggggcagctctGGTTGGTGATGGGATTAAGGGGATAACCTTGTTTTATACATCTCAGCGTCTCTCTTTTGTTCGCTTTGCTGTCAACTCCCTGCCAAACAGAAGCGAGAGATGCAGCGTGTAGGTGTGCGGGGGTCTCTTCTCTCTGGCCATGAGCTGCTACCAGCGAGTGCACAGAGCAGTTCTCAGCTGCTGGAGGGACAAGTCGTAGCTTTCTACAAAGCAGGTTTCCTTGCCTGGGTCACCAATAACACTGATGGGGATAAACCCCCCCGGCTTTCCGACCCGCTCACACACTCAGCCGTTCACACTGCTGGTTCGCCTCAGCTCGGAGAGGAAAACAGACCAGGACGTTTCCCTTCCATTTGGTCAGTTTCCAGCTAATGTCACTGTCGGGTTCCTGTGCCCTGGCACAGTGCTGCAATGTCTGGATTGCAAAGGCtgcagggtagggtgaccagatgtcctgattttatagggacagtcctgatatctGAGGGtgtttcttatataggctcctattaccctccaccccccgtcccgatttttcacatttgctgtctggtcaccctactgcaggGGAATGTCAACTTGTTAATAAAagaccaaataaaataaataaaatcccccCCTTACCCACTGGAATTTACAAGAATGTTCACGGGACCATTTCTGCTGTGAGAGCTCATTGTGCAACCCCTATATGGTAGGGCCCATTCTGACCTGTTGGTGTCTTGGCCCCCTTTAAGAGCTAATCCGGAGGTAAAGAGCGACTTACCCACACAGGAATCCCTCTGCTCTTGGTAGCCGGCGCTGCACACACATTTCCCAATGGGTACCAGCCATTCCCCCTCCGCACTGCAGTACATTTTGGGGGTGTCTCTCTCCTCAGAGTGCCTCACACACTCGCCCCGCACCTCCACCAAGGAGGAGGAGTCCGCCCCGGTCACCACCTTGGAGAAGGACGCCAGGTTCCTGACCATCGCGGGGCACTTCTTGTAGTATACCCGGACGGAGACGATGGCAATGCAGGCCCCGATGTCCTGGAAAGCCAGGTAAAAGCCCCGCTTGCTCAGGGGTCCCACGCCCCGCACCTCGGTGTTGAGCTTGAGCCGCCTGACCCCCAGGTCTACGCTGGTGAAGCTCTCGTCGGCTGCTATGGTATCGATCTTCACAAACTGGCTCTCCCGGGTGCTGGTGCCCAGGTCCCGGTCAGACTCCAGGTAGTAGAGGTTGAACGTCTCTTTGCAGGTGCCCAGCACTCCTGGCATACTGTTACAGTCCCGCAGGGTGAACTTGATCTCAGCATAAACCCGACGGGCACCGTCCCGTTGGACCCAATTGCTGCGCAGCCAGTTGTTCTGGTTCGGGGTCATGACATTACAGACCTGGTAGGTGTGGATAGGGCTGAAAAATTCATCCATTTCATTGATCGAATCCCACTGCGGGACAGAGGGGGAGAGGTTAGTACGAACAGCCATTCACTGATATCAGCCCTCAGACGGTGGCAGAGGTGTGAGTGTGAACATGTACTTCATCCCCCCTCAACAGAACTGTCAGAACGGCAGCTGGATGAATTATCTGTTGTGAATAAAGCTGATTATGAATTTAGGGGGGAACTTTGTGGGTCTATGGGATTTAGGTGCACAAGCCCCATTTAAAGCCactgggatttgtgctcctaaatcccttgaGTGCTTCTGACAAATCCCCCTTTCCTTGAGCCTTTTTGCTGTTTGCAAACTGTTGGCGAGCCCACCCTGATTTCCATGGGCATGTTCCCTGTTTGTGAGGATTGGCCAAAGTTCCTGGGAGCAGATCTCAGGTTCTGGGAAGCTCACAAACTGTCCACTGCAGCTGGACATGGTTATTAACGGCGTGTGTTTAGTcccttcagtcccagcttctgctccctgactgaatgacaaacattttaaagaggTGACTGTTGAATGACAAACAACAAAGAGCAAAAAATGAGCAACGCACGAGCTACCTTTCCTGCAGAGTACTGTGACATCGGGACTGGAAAGTGCATTCTTGCATCGATTAGCCAAGCTCCTCTCCCTGACAACACACCCGTCCCAGCTTCCTTCCTGTCCCTGGCACCGGGAGCTGGCACACGGGGCCTCTGGCCAATCTCCGGccctgtcttttcccctccctaacGAGAGCATATTGCAGGTtgctttttttggagggggttcCAGAAGTCAGCCAGAGCCAGCAGAAGGGGCCAGGTCCTGTCATAAAACAAAGGTTTGGGCTCCCAGAAATCTGTAGTAATAATCCCTGCTCAAGCCTCCCTCTCTGAGACTTGTTTGCTGTGCCTAGTAGAGGCCCTAGACTGAGGGGCAGCACAAGATGTCCTGCTGGCATTTAGCAAACACTTCGGCTGCAATGTGACAGCCTCACCGGAGAGGTGCCTTGGGGCTCTCCCGTATCTTCCTTGCACACTGCTCCTTGGGTGGCTTCCCCGACCAGTCATCCCCCAGACTCAGCCATCAGCACTGCTCTGAATACAGCTGACGAGAGCTTCACCGGCTAGACCCGGGGGACAGGCGGCTCAAGCTCAACACCGAGGTGTGGGGCGCAGGACCCCTGAGCAAGCGGAGCTTTTACCTGGCTTTCCAGGACATAGAGGCCTGGTCCAGGGCTCCTCCAAACTTACCAGGTCTCCTGCTTTGCCACCTCCCTCTCttgtcctcctcccctctctctccttccacccAGACTAGCCCCATTCTTTTGCCTTCCCTGGTCCTGAGCCCTagtccctctccccagcccagggacGTCCCAGCGCATGCCACCGTGCCACCCAAGCGGAAGCCCCACAGGGTGCAGCAGTGGGGCCCAGCCAATGGGCTGAAGGGCCTGTCACggtgtgtggggggacacaaggccctgcacccctggcttcctgcgattcaccatgactctcagccagccagtaaagcagaaggtttatttagacgacaggaaaacagtccaagacaggtcttgcaggcacagacaacaggatccccccccagttaggtccatcttggggtctcggggccccacagcccccttgggaggtcagagccctgtctgcttCCCAGCctttccaccagccagctcctcaaaactctccttcagcgacccctcccacagcctttgttcagtttcccgggcaaaggtgtcacctggcctctaaccccttcctgggttctcatgttacatgctcaggtattctccctcggtcagtctcccatcccccaatgcagactatcctagccacactcccctgtcagcatttaaagaccacagtaagaacagtcccagttcatcacaggaCCCAATCCCCCAAAGGCAGGGATCCCGTGTGTCTGTGTGGGGAagggtgggagggcaggagggagccagAAAAGGGCTCAGACCCtgctgggagagggctggagcTTTGGAATGATGCCACCCCTCCCTGGACGCTGTACTTGCCCTTCACATGACCCACCAGAGCGTGACATGCAGCGTGATACTGGGGGCAGGCCCCAGGCTCAGCCATGGCCCTTGCTCACGCCTTGCCTGCTACGGGAGGCCTGGACTCTGTCAGGACACTGGTGCGTCTGGCAAATCTGCCCAAGCGCCACGGACACATGGGACTGAGGCTGTAGGTGGGAGCCTGGCGCTTGGTTATTCCTGCTGGCATGCACCCTTGCTTTGCGCCCAGCCACGGAGCACGATCTGCCGACGCTGCCCTACCATGGCCAATCACAGCCGCGACGGAGATATGCAGAGCAGGAAAACCAATCTTGTCAGGAGCTCTGCAAGAACCCAGAAATAAACCCACAGCTCTGCTCTAACCGGACACAAACCTGGTTTCCCATTCCAGTGATGAATCACAGCTCATTACGGACACAATGCCAACAACAGCTGAGAGAGAGCATGGACCTCATTCCACTGTGCACCCACCAGGGTAATCCCACCGACTTCACACCCGCACTGCAAACATGAGGGAGTGGCAGGCCAACGGATCACGCAGTGTCACGCTGCTTGCCAGGGAACCCCTCCGCACACCTCATCCTGCATTGCTCACGTAGCGACATGCTGCACAAGGGCTAGGAATGACCCCTGGGCTTTACTACTACAACACTCCCCCACCCTGTGTTTCAGCAGCGGTGTTTGAACCCAGGACCTTCAGATCCATAGCAGAGACCTCGGCTACTAAAGTCCAAGGAGTACTAGAGTAGCagtagtagtaggctgttatcctgtaTGTGGAGGAGCCGCTAGTGGGCAATATGACACACACGGTGCAAGCACGTTTCACTAGCAAAGATTTTTCAGATCTGAACCAAGCCCTTAGAAATGTCACTTGTGTTTCAGAATCCAACCCCTGAATCCATGTGTGCCTCTCCCTGCCCGCAAGGCCTCTGCCACCAACCCACTTCAGCTCAAGGTCTTTCCTTTAAATCAGACACCAAGCCCATCGAAATGGCCCGGTCGCCCCCAGATGCTGGAAGCAGCCGCAGGGGCCCTGCTTTCCCAGGCTGCAGGACATGCTGGTCCCTGGAAGTGCGGAGCCACTTAGAGCTGAGAACTCTCGGCTTGGCTCTTCCAAACCCCATAATATGCTGTCTAGCCCTGCTGACCACAGGCTCGTTGGCTCCTGTCGCACTGGCTCCTTCTGCAGCGCATCCGTGAGCACATGGTTAGCAGGGAAGAAATGCACTCACTTCTGGAATAGTCTCCTAACTTTCTATTGctgtcccagagctcagacctGCCTGGAAAAGAGAGGAACTCCCCGTGTGTTGCATTCATTAGGCCCCAAGGAAAATGAGTTCAAAGGGGATATTGAAATATGCTGGTGCATAATTGAAAAGTTAGTCACTCGCTCTGGAAAAATGAACTTCTGCTTACTATAAAAATCATCTCCAAAATTAGACAGCTGCATTGAGGCATCTTGTGCATCCACTCCACAGACACCACGTGACAGGCATGTTAGCAATATGCCCAGGATGGCATTCAGAAAGGCCATGTGTCAGCTCGGTAGGACCGCTTTCCGACCCTAGCACTGTGCAGGACCAGAGagaatgggtatgtctacccagcagTTTATGGTGTGATTGTAAAACAGAGCCATACCCTGCTAGCTTTCATCTACCTACCTAGGTAACCAGGTAGCAGTGAAGAGGTGCAGGCTAGCTGCCCCCGTACAAGCTCATCAGCTTGCTAGCCTGCGCAGGGTCCATGCCAgcgcagcttcactgctattgttacccaggCTAGATTAACGCTAGCTCTGGTACGCCTACCTCAACGTACCCAGTGGGCGCAGGACCCCTGCCTCTGGCTACCCCGAATTGTAGGGATTCCATCTCCAGCACATTTGGGGACTTGGAGTGAAATGTAACAACCAAGCATCTGACAGCTGAGCATCCTGGCTTTGTCTTCACGGCAGGGTTCACTTGAGTTATCTGCATTCAGGTTAACCCCCCTCGAGTTAGCCCAGCTCCAGTGGGAGTGGACACACTGCGAAACAGCACTGGAGCTGCACAGAGCGATTGGGTCAGCAGCCAATGAGCATTaacctgcgcccccagccagggcaGCCAACTTTTCTACCCTGCACCACAGGGAATTGCAGAGCGCACCAAAGTGGTGCAGTCTAGCTGCCCCGTGTGGACACTGCTGCACAACGAAAAGGGACCTAGCTCCGTTAACACAGTCCTGTTCGCTAAGGTGAACTAGggaccttttagtttgtgccagcagcatccacacaggatgGTTCGGGTGCAATGCTCTGGTGCGCGTGGAAGTTCACATCCCCCGTGGGCCGCACTGTGGCACAGCGTAAACAGCCTCAAAGGTGCAACACACTCAAGTGAAGGGTCTGTGTGTGGACGGGAGACGGGACAGGGCCGACACTCaagttaattctgcagtgaagacaaggcctcagcAGGTTGTAACTAGAGCTAGCTGGAAATCCTCAAAGGAAAATGGAACCCCAATCTCCTCTCTGGCCTTTTGCCCCAAGCTCCACGTCCGCTTCCCATTGATCGATGGCTCACAGAGACAAGGTGGCAAACCCAGCCCATGATTacagcccctcctccctcatCCTGGTCCAGGACTCTGATGGCCTCATTCACTGATGCAATAGCTCCCAAGCCAATGCTCTAGACTGGCCAGTTGAACTTCTCCACATCCGCCATGAACACATGGAAAACAGCCCCCGAACCGCGCACCTAGGGAGGCCCCTTCCCAATACACTGGGGAAGAGTGAGGGGTCGTGTCACTGCACCAGACCAGGCTGTtgtcattcacacaaacagaaacGCGTCAATGTGGGGTTCTCtctctggggtggggaaagggctgAGTTAAGGTTGGTAAGTGAACGTttccagcctctgtttgccccaaccctgccagccCTGTCCTACCAAAGCAATAAAAAGAATCAGCAAACCCAGTGGGCCCAAGGTGGAGCTGAGGCGACAGGAGCCAGGACATGCACCATGGAGTGATTCCAGGCACGGCGTACAGGCCAGCACAGCACTGGAGAGTGCGGCATGCTACGCTATAGCACAACACAACACAGCACTGGAGGGTATGGCACATCACACTGCAACACAACACAGCACTGGAGGGTGTGGCACATCACACTGCAAAACAGCACAATACAACACAGCACTGGTGACTGTGACACATCACActacaacacaacacaacacagcaCTGGAACGTGCAGCATATTACACTACAGCACAACACAACACAGCACTGGAGCGTGCAGCATGTTACACTATAGCACAACACAACACAGCACTGGAGCGTGCAGCATGTTACACTATAGCACAACACAACACAGCACTGGAGCGTGCGGCACATTACGCTATAGCACAGCACAGCACTGGAGCGTGCGGCACATCACACTGCAGCACAACACAACACAGCACTGCAGCGTGCGGCACATCACACTACAGCACAACAGGGCACTCCTGCAATCTCAGCCTTTTCATTCTCAAGCATGTCCCCTCACTGGAGTGAGTGGAAAGCCGTTCTCCAGCTCACtgggaaatgggtgggggagGACGTTAAAGCCATTGTCACAATTAATTGGGCACAAATGACACCAACAtctgttttctgtctttttcctGCTGAGCCCATTGAGACATTAATTGCAATTGCGTGCTGGAAAAGGCGCCTGCCCACCCCACTGTCAGTGCCATGAGGTGCAGCACCAGGATGGCTCActgcccccagcactcaccagacAGCGCGTGCGCTCTCTGCTGCGAGGTgtcactgggagctggggctcCGGGCAAGCAAAGAACAGGGCTCTCTGGGGAACGTGACGAGCCAGAGtccagccccttctccactgaacactcacagactCACCAGGCCCGCGGTTCCCAAAGGAGCAATACACTGCCGCTAAGAGTCCTACCCTAGAACACAGCTTGTGCAcaacacacagcactgagatatatttatagtgaaaacatggATCCAGGTATTATCAAAGACCAGAGAGTGAAGTGAGAGTGAGTAAAAATATTGGGAACAAATggctacatataaaacaaatcaTAACACGCTTCCTAGAAACTACACTTAACTCGCAGGCTAACCCCCGTCTACGGACACTTCTCTCATCCAAAGTTCTCCCCAGTGTTTTCACCCAAGCCTGGCTGAGAGCCTTTTCTCATGGAGCAAACTCACTGTCCATTTACTTACTCATTGAAGGATGCCAGGGTGTCTTCTTTGTTCCCTAAATATACTTGACAAAACCTTTGATGTGCCCCTCCAGATAGGGTAACGTCCCCCCACCACTGCTTGCTGCCCTGTTACTTTTCTCACTTTGAAGTTTTCACAACCCTTTGTTAGCATTTCATTCAGATTGGTGAGCGGAGATGACTGTGACCCGTgcaatacttaatttacatgtaaacagcCAGCTAGAGAAACACGTCTTGTCTGATAGCAAACCTGGTGACCTGTCCCTAAGGCACAGACCTTACGAACATAACATTCAGCCTACGTACATCACTACTTATAACATCCATACATGCATCTTGCCATGATTTTGATGACTAGTGTGACACTGGCTTTCAGTTGACACCTCCCATGACACTTCTTGGATTGTGTATACCAGATCCAGAAGATCCCTGTTACCCCTCTCTGCACCCTCTGTGCCCCTTGCCCGTTGGCACTAAGAGTTTCCTGGTCACACACATTCACCCTGCTTGCGCCATGCCCG comes from Trachemys scripta elegans isolate TJP31775 chromosome 19, CAS_Tse_1.0, whole genome shotgun sequence and encodes:
- the LOC117868075 gene encoding ephrin type-A receptor 8-like; protein product: MARPPPLSLLLAIAACAAAATSEVNLLDTAMIPGDWGWLTYPSHGWDSINEMDEFFSPIHTYQVCNVMTPNQNNWLRSNWVQRDGARRVYAEIKFTLRDCNSMPGVLGTCKETFNLYYLESDRDLGTSTRESQFVKIDTIAADESFTSVDLGVRRLKLNTEVRGVGPLSKRGFYLAFQDIGACIAIVSVRVYYKKCPAMVRNLASFSKVVTGADSSSLVEVRGECVRHSEERDTPKMYCSAEGEWLVPIGKCVCSAGYQEQRDSCVGAELEELFFRKSFPLSQLANPS